The following coding sequences lie in one Rutidosis leptorrhynchoides isolate AG116_Rl617_1_P2 chromosome 4, CSIRO_AGI_Rlap_v1, whole genome shotgun sequence genomic window:
- the LOC139842094 gene encoding uncharacterized protein, whose translation MFDWAYTHSLTYVVPPQLTLAPFFSSNAYRTSDHCPAILKFAQNHKNKPKPFKFSNYITEHKKFKEAVTEGWKVDFQGHMMFRITKRLRLLKKEMRKLMVSKGNLHENVINLRKDLDEVQAKLDKNPECREVRKQESITLRKYNDAIIYEEECFLKQKSKIEWLRVGDSNSRYFHNVVKGRNHRGKIHAIQNQEGTIVEGREVCTIITQHFKKFLGSRMTCSPIVDPSTLFTKRIGTDTAANMVTEVTTEEIRRAIFDINDSKSPGPDGYSAAFFKQAWDIIGDDVVQAVKDFFHNGRLLKEINHTIISLIPKVQTPHEGD comes from the coding sequence GCTTATCGTACCTCGGACCATTGCCCCGCCATTTTGAAATTTGCGCAGAACCACAAGAATAAGCCTAAACCAttcaagtttagtaattacataacaGAGCATAAAAAGTTTAAAGAAGCTGTAACCGAAGGCTGGAAGGTGGATTTTCAAGGTCACATGATGTTTCGAATCACAAAACGGCTTCGTCTGTTAAAGAAAGAAATGAGAAAACTAATGGTGAGCAAGGGAAATTTACATGAAAATGTTATTAATTTAAGGAAAGACCTTGATGAGGTGCAAGCGAAGCTCGATAAAAATCCAGAGTGTCGAGAAGTTAGAAAGCAGGAAAGCATTACTCTCAGAAAATATAATGATGCTATAATATATGAAGAAGAGTGTTTTCTAAAGCAAAAATCAAAAATTGAATGGTTGCGTGTTGGCGATAGTAACTCAAGGTATTTTCATAATGTGGTTAAAGGGCGGAACCATCGTGGTAAAATCCATGCTATTCAAAATCAAGAAGGGACGATAGTTGAAGGTCGAGAAGTTTGTACAATTATTACTCAACATTTCAAAAAGTTCTTGGGCTCGAGGATGACTTGTAGCCCAATTGTGGACCCTTCGACTCTGTTTACAAAAAGAATTGGTACAGATACAGCTGCAAATATGGTTACTGAGGTGACGACAGAAGAAATCAGGAGGGCTATATTCGATATAAATGACTCAAAATCCCCGGGCCCTGATGGCTACTCTGCGGCGTTTTTTAAACAAGCTTGGGATATTATTGGCGACGATGTGGTTCAAGCTGTGAAAGACTTTTTCCACAATGGTAGACTTTTGAAAGAGATCAACCATACTATTATCAGCTTAATTCCGAAAGTTCAAACCCCCCACGAAGGTGACTGA